The DNA sequence AGTGCGCGGCGCGCCTATGCCCTCCAACGGGCCAATGGCAGCATTGCCGGGATCCTCGCGCGCAGCCTGCAAGCGGCAGGGGGCAGCGAACGGGCTGTGGCCGCGCTGCGTGCGCGTGCGGCGGCGCAGGCGGGTTCATAAACCCGCAGGCGGATCAGTGCGGCAGGCCCCCCGCCGCTGCCTCCCGCCGATTGTGGCGGATCGACCAGTAGAGCGAGACACCGATCAGCACCGCACCGATCAGGCCGGTGACAGTCTCGGGGATATGGAACCGCGCGGACAGCAGCATGATCGCGCCCAGCGCGAGGATCGCCCAGAAGGCGCCGTGTTCGAGGAAGCGATATTCCGCCAGCGTGCCCTTCTTCACCAGCATGATCGTCATCGAACGCACAAACATGGCGCCGATCGAAAGGCCCAGTGCAATGACGATCATGTTGTTGGAGAGGGCGAAGGCGCCGATCACGCCATCGAAGCTGAAGCTCGCATCGAGCACATTGAGATAGAGGAAGCCGCCAAGGCCCGAGGCGACCACCGCCCCGCGGGCGCGCGCCGCCTCTTCACGCAGTTCCAGGATGGTGCTGATCGCCTCCACCGCGACGAAGGTGACGATGCCGAGCATGCCGGCGACGAGGAAGGTCAGCGCCTCTCCATCATCGAGCATCAGCGAAATGCCGAACATGGTGAGCAGCAAGAAGGCGATCTCCACCGCCGGAACGCGGGAGAAGGTGGACAGGCGCTGCTCGACCACGGCGATCCAGTGGACATCCTTGTCCGCGTCGAAGAAGAACTTCGAACCAACAAGGCACAGGAAGGCGCCGCCGAAGCCGGCGATGCCGATATGGGCGGAAGAGACGATCCGTTCATATTCCTGCGGATCGTTGAGCGAGAGGCTCACCGTCTCGA is a window from the Altererythrobacter sp. B11 genome containing:
- a CDS encoding DUF475 domain-containing protein, translated to MLSFYRGSIAFTLVCLALGAWYGWSSTGSVQATLSMLWIVAVLSVLEISLSFDNAVVNATVLKEMDDIWQRRFLTWGMAFAVFGMRVIFPLAIVAIAAGLGPIETVSLSLNDPQEYERIVSSAHIGIAGFGGAFLCLVGSKFFFDADKDVHWIAVVEQRLSTFSRVPAVEIAFLLLTMFGISLMLDDGEALTFLVAGMLGIVTFVAVEAISTILELREEAARARGAVVASGLGGFLYLNVLDASFSFDGVIGAFALSNNMIVIALGLSIGAMFVRSMTIMLVKKGTLAEYRFLEHGAFWAILALGAIMLLSARFHIPETVTGLIGAVLIGVSLYWSIRHNRREAAAGGLPH